Below is a window of uncultured Cohaesibacter sp. DNA.
CGCCCCCGTTATTTCCATCACTGGCAGCTCAGGCGAAGAAGGTGAATATGTCGCCTTTACCATAACCTTGTCTGAGGCATCAGACGCCGAAGTTACGGTCAACTATAAAACGCTTCAAGATGGCAGCGCTTTGTTGGGCAACAACAATGACGTCGAATCCACCTCCAACTATCCATCATCCGGCACTTTTACATTTGAGGCCGGAGAGACTGTCGGCACGATTTATATCAGGATTGATAGCGACTATGCCGATGAATATGATGAGAACTTCACCTTGGCTCTTTCAGGCCCGACAAATGCAACACTCGCGGGCGGTGAAGACACCTTGACTGCGACAGGGGTGATTTTGGATGACGATGGAACTGGCTCTAATCTCGCCCTTTTCGTCTCTGATCCAACGATCAAGGAAGGCGATACTGGTACAAAACAAGCGGTTTTCGAAATCCAGTTATCACAAGCCTATTCCAAAGACATCACGCTGAGCTATACAACACAGAATGGAACAGCAACGGCCGGTTCTGACTATACCGCAAAAAGCGGTACGGTTACGTTTCTTGCTGGCCAAACAGTTGCAAGCGTCGCTGTTACGATCTTAACTGATTCAGTTCTGGAAAGTAATGAAACCTTCTCACTTATTGTCACTCCGACATCTGCTATTGCGAACGGAACTGAAGATTCAACCGGAGTTGCAACAATTCTCGATAGCGGTATCGATTATGAAATCGTGAAAGGCGGAAATGGAAACAACAAGCTCTACGGAGGGTCTGGTGACGATCACCTCTATGGCTATGGCGGGAATGATACGCTCAAGGGTGGCAATGGGAATGACCTTCTTTATGGAGGGAACGGCAATGACTATTTATATGGCAACGCAGGTTCTGACTCCCTATTTGGGGGCTCCGGCAACGATTATCTCGATGGCGGTCTCGGCGCTGACAAAATGGTTGGCAACAATGGCAACGACACTTATATCGTCAACGATTCCAAAGACAAAGTCATTGAATATGCCGGTCAGGGGACTGACCTTGTAAACAGCTCCGTGAGTTTTTCTCTCAATGCAAATAGCCAAAATATCGAAAACCTGACCCTAACCGGCTCCAATTCCATTAATGGCACAGGCAATGGGATCGCCAATATCATAAAGGGCAATGGAGCTAAAAACGTCCTGAACGGCCTTGACGGAAATGACAAACTCTATGGCTATGGCGGCAATGACACGCTCAAGGGTGGCAATGGGAATGACCTTCTTTATGGAGGGAACGGCAATGACTATTTATATGGCAACGCAGGTTCTGACTCCCTATTTGGGAGCTCCGGCAACGATTATCTCGATGGCGGCCTCGGCGCTGACAAAATGTTTGGCAACAATGGCAACGACACTTTTATCGTCAACGATTCCAGAGACAAAGTCATTGAATATGCCGGTCAGGGGACTGACCTTGTAAAAAGCTCCGTGAGTTTTTCACTGAAAGCCAATGGCCAAAATGTCGAAAACCTGATCCTAACCGGATCCAATTCCATTAATGGCACAGGCAATGGGATCGCCAATATCATAAAGGGCAATGGAGCTAAAAACGTCCTGAGCGGCCTTGACGGCAATGACAAACTCTATGGCTATGGCGGCAATGACACGCTTAAAGGTGGCAATGGGAATGACCTTCTTTATGGAGGGAACGACAATGACCATTTATATGGTAACGCAGGATCTGACTCCCTATTTGGCGGCTCCGGCAACGATTATCTCGATGGCGGTCTCGGCATAGACAAAATGCTTGGCAACAATGGCAACGACACCTATATCGTCAACGTTTCCAGAGACAAAGTCATTGAATATGCCGGTCAGGGAACTGACCTTGTAAAGAGTTCCGCGAATTTTTCTCTGAAAGCCAATGGCCAAAATGTCGAAAACCTGACCCTAACCGGATCCAATTCCATTAATGGCACAGGCAATGGGCTCGCCAATATCATAAAGGGCAATGGAGCTAAAAATGTCCTGAGCGGTCTTGACGGCAATGACAAACTCTATGGCTATGGCGGCAATGACACGCTCAAAGGTGGCAATGGGAACGACACTTTGGTCGGAGGCGCTGGAGCTGATAGATTGATCGGCGGTTTGGGCAAAGATTCGATGTATGCTGGCAATGACAGCACCAAAGATACCTTTGTCTTTAGCAGTGTGAACGACAGTAAAGTTGGTAAAGCTCACGACACCATTTATCAGTTTGAGAACAACGAAGACATAATCGATCTGTCTGATATTGATGCCAACGCATCTAATTCGGGAAATCAGGAATTTGCTTTTTCGGGTACGAGCGCTTCGGCAAATTCTATCTGGTACGCAGCTTCAGGCTCTGACATCTCCGTTTATGGCGATGTTAATGGAGATGGCGTCGCTGATTTCCGGATCGACATCAATAATGTATCTTCGCTCTCAGAATCCGACTTCTTACTTTAGTTTCGTTTTCACACTTCAAAAGCCAACGTCTAACAGGGCATCAAAATGCCCTGTTATTTTGCGCAGCAAGCAATATTAAGCCGCGGTGAGGGCGGCACTTTGCAGTCGCGGTCGGCAGAGTGGTTGTCGTCCTCTCTTACGCCGACCAGCGAGCAGATTTTTACGGATCTCCAACTGAAACAAGACGAGCCTTGCCTGCGGATTGGCCCTACTGTTCTTTTGAAGGAAATTGATCATATATCTGCGCAGGGAATCGCACGTGAGGGGCATCATACTTCTTCGAAAGCTCAGAAAGCGTCAATTCTTCGCGAATGGCTTCAAGCGCAACCTTGGCTCTAAAGTCGGCAGAATAGCGTTTTCTCTTCGTCATTGCGGATCGTCTTTCTGATCAGGCGATCCCCC
It encodes the following:
- a CDS encoding Calx-beta domain-containing protein; its protein translation is MADPIISITGSSGEEGEYVAFTITLSKASEAEVTVNYKTLQDGCALWGSNNDVESTKYYPSSGTFTFEAGETVGTIYISIDSDYVDEYDENFTMVLSDPTNATLAGGEKTLTATGVILDDDGTGSNLALFVSDPTIMEGDTGGKQAVFEIQLSQAYSKDITLSYTTQDGTATAGSDYTAKSGTVTFLAGQTTASVSVTVSGDTSVETQETFSLVVTPTSAIANSVEDSSGIATILDEDSDTGSAPVISITGSSGEEGEYVAFTITLSEASDAEVTVNYKTLQDGSALLGNNNDVESTSNYPSSGTFTFEAGETVGTIYIRIDSDYADEYDENFTLALSGPTNATLAGGEDTLTATGVILDDDGTGSNLALFVSDPTIKEGDTGTKQAVFEIQLSQAYSKDITLSYTTQNGTATAGSDYTAKSGTVTFLAGQTVASVAVTILTDSVLESNETFSLIVTPTSAIANGTEDSTGVATILDSGIDYEIVKGGNGNNKLYGGSGDDHLYGYGGNDTLKGGNGNDLLYGGNGNDYLYGNAGSDSLFGGSGNDYLDGGLGADKMVGNNGNDTYIVNDSKDKVIEYAGQGTDLVNSSVSFSLNANSQNIENLTLTGSNSINGTGNGIANIIKGNGAKNVLNGLDGNDKLYGYGGNDTLKGGNGNDLLYGGNGNDYLYGNAGSDSLFGSSGNDYLDGGLGADKMFGNNGNDTFIVNDSRDKVIEYAGQGTDLVKSSVSFSLKANGQNVENLILTGSNSINGTGNGIANIIKGNGAKNVLSGLDGNDKLYGYGGNDTLKGGNGNDLLYGGNDNDHLYGNAGSDSLFGGSGNDYLDGGLGIDKMLGNNGNDTYIVNVSRDKVIEYAGQGTDLVKSSANFSLKANGQNVENLTLTGSNSINGTGNGLANIIKGNGAKNVLSGLDGNDKLYGYGGNDTLKGGNGNDTLVGGAGADRLIGGLGKDSMYAGNDSTKDTFVFSSVNDSKVGKAHDTIYQFENNEDIIDLSDIDANASNSGNQEFAFSGTSASANSIWYAASGSDISVYGDVNGDGVADFRIDINNVSSLSESDFLL